In Monodelphis domestica isolate mMonDom1 chromosome 4, mMonDom1.pri, whole genome shotgun sequence, one DNA window encodes the following:
- the PAQR7 gene encoding membrane progestin receptor alpha, protein MATAIAQKLSRFFPSVRQLGQMPRILGELAAPLPDSTVGRAEVPRLFWKPYIYSGYRPLHRTWRFYFLSLFQKHNEAVNVWTHLVAAMVLLLRLAYFAGSVDFVGDPHARPLFLIVLASITYLFFSAVAHLLQAKSEFWHYSFFFLDYVGVAVYQFGSALAHFYYAIEPAWHARMAAFFLPAAAFLAWLSCAGSCYTKYRQLPGMLGRICQEMPSGLAYALDISPVVHRIYVAQVLGQEDPAVLYHKCQVAFFLLAAAFFSACSPERWFPGKCHTFGQGHQLFHVFLVLCTLAQLEAVALDYEARRSIYEGLHRHALHNFSALFLLTVVCSVLTALFLSHRVRQELRCKED, encoded by the coding sequence ATGGCCACAGCCATAGCCCAGAAGCTCAGTCGCTTCTTCCCCAGTGTCCGGCAGCTGGGACAGATGCCCAGGATCCTGGGGGAGCTGGCAGCCCCCCTGCCAGACAGCACCGTGGGCCGGGCTGAGGTGCCTCGCCTCTTCTGGAAGCCATACATCTACTCGGGCTACCGGCCCCTGCATCGTACCTGGCGTTTTTACTTCCTGAGCCTTTTCCAAAAGCACAATGAAGCTGTCAACGTCTGGACCCACCTGGTGGCCGCCATGGTGCTGCTTCTGCGCCTGGCATATTTTGCGGGCAGCGTGGACTTTGTGGGTGACCCCCATGCCCGGCCCCTCTTCCTCATTGTCCTTGCCTCTATTACCTACCTGTTCTTTAGTGCCGTGGCCCATCTCCTGCAGGCTAAGTCTGAGTTCTGGCATTACAGTTTCTTCTTCTTGGACTATGTGGGTGTAGCCGTGTACCAGTTTGGCAGTGCCCTGGCCCACTTCTACTATGCCATTGAGCCAGCGTGGCATGCCCGCATGGCAGCCTTCTTCCTGCCTGCCGCCGCCTTCCTCGCCTGGCTGTCTTGTGCCGGCTCCTGCTATACCAAGTACCGTCAGCTGCCTGGGATGCTGGGCCGCATTTGCCAGGAGATGCCCTCAGGATTGGCCTATGCCTTGGACATCAGCCCGGTGGTGCACCGCATCTATGTAGCCCAGGTCCTGGGTCAGGAAGACCCGGCGGTGCTCTATCACAAGTGCCAAGTGGCATTCTTCCTCCTGGCGGCCGCCTTCTTCTCTGCCTGCTCCCCTGAGAGGTGGTTTCCTGGCAAGTGCCACACATTTGGGCAGGGCCACCAGCTGTTTCATGTTTTCCTGGTGCTGTGCACGCTAGCCCAGCTTGAGGCTGTGGCCCTGGACTACGAGGCCCGGCGGTCCATCTACGAAGGGCTCCACCGCCATGCCCTCCATAACTTCTCGGCCCTCTTTCTCCTTACTGTGGTTTGTAGTGTCCTAACTGCCCTCTTCCTCAGTCACCGAGTGAGGCAGGAGCTCAGATGCAAAGAGGACTGA